From Diceros bicornis minor isolate mBicDic1 chromosome 8, mDicBic1.mat.cur, whole genome shotgun sequence, a single genomic window includes:
- the LOC131409750 gene encoding placenta-specific gene 8 protein-like yields MNPVVTQPRFGAGGATASEWQSGVFDCFDDMAICLCGTFFPLCLSCQIASDMNECCLWGGSVAMRTMYRTRYGIPGSICNDCLCLTFFPTCTLCQLKRDIEKRKAMNAF; encoded by the exons ATGAATCCAGTTGTTACGCAGCCAAGATTTGGCGCAGGGGGTGCGACGGCTAGTGAGTGGCAAAGTGGCGTCTTTGACTGCTTCGACGACATGGCGATTT GCCTCTGTGGGACTTTCTTTCCCCTGTGCCTTTCATGTCAGATCGCCTCTGACATGAACGAATGCTGCCTGTGGGGTGGAAGTGTTGCCATGAGGACCATGTATCGGACCCGATATGGCATCCCG GGATCTATTTGCAATGATTGCCTATGCCTGACATTTTTCCCTACTTGCACCCTTTGTCAACTCAAGCGagatattgaaaaaagaaaagcaatgaatGCTTTCTAA